From the genome of Pirellulales bacterium, one region includes:
- a CDS encoding DUF1549 and DUF1553 domain-containing protein: protein MFGSFPPVRMMTALVGWLICCALGVALPTDRAVADEPYGRFQFSDSDREHWSFVPPRRGALPAVKNTDWVKNPIDAFVLARLEAEGLAPNPSADKLTLLRRVYLDLIGLAPTPAEQDAFLADQAPDALDRVVDDLLARPAYGERWGRHWLDVVRYAESNGYERDGAKPSAWRYRDYVINAFNNDKPYDRFLTEQLAGDELADANAETCIATTFLRLGPWDDEPADALIDRYDQLDDVLGTASATFLAQTLRCARCHDHKFESFTQRDYTRMLAVFEPLKRPQDGRTDLDRMVGTETELAAYQAANKTVDERVATLRADRERTEWELCKRLAGAGLLRSPEVHAIVATSREQPQTWRYCEEAPAGDWQLAEFDATSWKAGPGGFGTEGTPGTAVRTRWASAELWLRRDFELSADALPPEQLSRLQLAVHHDDACEIYLNGVLAAKLDGFTVEYKNVPIAVDAVTALRPGRNVLAVHCSQTTGGQYIDVGLVAVETTPVATGGGADAEPAMLPPEAVEALLAPPESRSSKQRELTKKLRPKLKKLLASSGSDAERQTSDELERQLEDADKARPAPLASAYVWFEESPQATLSKIWKRGNPRESLGEVSAGFPAILVEQAPPPPAPTTKSTGRRLQLAQWLVAPGHPLTARVMANRIWQHHFGDGLVGTENDFGVMGEMPTHPELLDWLASEFVAGGWHIKALHRLMVLSNTYQMSSAPQPEAAAKDPAEDLLWRFPPRRLEAEAIRDCVLATSGQLNRERGGPSVYPTISADVLASQSRPGNGWGKSEPDQAARRSVYVFVKRTLLVPELEVLDFPDTNGTCEQRVVSTVAPQALTWLNGAFIREQAQQFAVRLAREAGDDTQARVELAYRLSLARPATTGERETVLEFLARHEKQIAADAAAASQNIDPRQQALEAFCLVLLNSNEFVYVR, encoded by the coding sequence ATGTTTGGTTCGTTCCCGCCTGTGCGCATGATGACGGCCTTGGTCGGCTGGCTCATTTGCTGCGCGCTAGGGGTGGCTCTGCCAACTGATCGGGCCGTGGCCGACGAGCCTTACGGCCGGTTCCAATTCAGCGATTCGGATCGCGAGCATTGGTCCTTCGTCCCTCCACGCCGCGGCGCGTTGCCCGCGGTCAAGAATACCGACTGGGTTAAAAACCCAATCGACGCCTTTGTCCTGGCCCGGCTCGAAGCCGAGGGTCTCGCGCCCAATCCTTCGGCCGACAAACTAACGTTGTTGCGGAGGGTTTATCTTGACTTGATTGGCCTGGCGCCGACGCCGGCCGAACAAGACGCCTTCCTCGCCGATCAGGCGCCGGACGCGCTAGACAGGGTGGTCGACGATCTGCTCGCGCGCCCGGCGTATGGCGAGCGGTGGGGTCGGCACTGGCTGGACGTGGTGCGCTATGCCGAATCGAACGGCTACGAGCGCGACGGCGCCAAACCCAGCGCGTGGCGCTATCGCGATTACGTGATCAACGCCTTTAACAACGATAAGCCGTACGATCGGTTCCTCACCGAGCAACTGGCCGGCGACGAACTTGCCGACGCGAATGCCGAAACGTGCATCGCCACCACGTTCCTGCGATTAGGACCGTGGGACGACGAACCGGCCGATGCACTGATCGACCGCTACGACCAGCTCGACGACGTGCTGGGCACGGCCTCGGCCACTTTCCTGGCACAAACGCTGCGCTGCGCACGCTGTCACGATCACAAGTTCGAATCGTTCACGCAGCGCGACTACACCCGCATGCTGGCCGTGTTCGAGCCCCTCAAACGCCCGCAAGACGGACGCACCGATCTCGATCGCATGGTGGGCACCGAGACCGAGCTGGCCGCGTATCAGGCGGCAAACAAAACCGTCGACGAGCGCGTGGCCACCTTGCGGGCGGACCGCGAGCGGACCGAATGGGAGCTGTGCAAGCGGTTGGCCGGGGCCGGCCTGCTGCGCTCGCCCGAGGTGCACGCGATCGTCGCGACATCGCGCGAGCAACCGCAGACCTGGCGTTACTGCGAAGAAGCGCCGGCCGGGGATTGGCAACTGGCAGAATTCGATGCTACGAGTTGGAAAGCGGGCCCCGGCGGCTTTGGCACCGAGGGAACGCCGGGCACGGCGGTGCGCACCCGCTGGGCCTCGGCCGAGCTCTGGCTGCGGCGCGATTTCGAACTTAGTGCTGACGCACTGCCACCCGAACAACTCAGCCGACTGCAACTGGCCGTGCATCACGACGACGCCTGCGAAATCTATCTCAATGGTGTTCTAGCTGCCAAGCTGGATGGCTTCACAGTCGAATACAAAAACGTGCCGATCGCGGTCGACGCCGTGACCGCACTGCGGCCGGGCCGAAACGTCTTGGCCGTGCATTGCAGTCAGACCACCGGCGGACAGTACATCGACGTGGGTCTGGTGGCCGTCGAGACCACGCCCGTGGCAACCGGTGGCGGTGCCGACGCCGAACCGGCCATGCTCCCGCCCGAAGCCGTCGAGGCGCTACTGGCCCCGCCCGAATCGCGATCGTCCAAGCAGCGCGAGCTGACGAAAAAACTGCGTCCCAAATTGAAAAAGCTTCTGGCCTCCAGCGGCAGCGATGCCGAACGGCAAACCAGCGACGAGCTGGAACGCCAGCTGGAAGACGCCGACAAGGCGCGCCCTGCGCCGTTGGCCTCGGCCTATGTCTGGTTCGAGGAAAGCCCGCAAGCCACGTTGTCGAAAATCTGGAAGCGCGGCAATCCGCGCGAATCGTTGGGCGAAGTCAGCGCTGGCTTTCCGGCCATTCTCGTCGAGCAGGCCCCGCCACCTCCCGCGCCAACCACCAAGAGCACGGGCCGCCGCTTGCAGCTGGCCCAATGGTTGGTCGCGCCTGGTCATCCGCTGACGGCCCGCGTGATGGCGAACCGCATCTGGCAACACCATTTTGGTGATGGCCTGGTCGGCACCGAGAACGATTTCGGTGTGATGGGCGAGATGCCCACTCACCCCGAGTTGCTCGACTGGCTGGCGAGCGAATTTGTCGCCGGCGGTTGGCACATCAAGGCGCTGCACCGGCTGATGGTCTTGTCGAACACCTATCAGATGTCGTCGGCCCCGCAGCCCGAGGCCGCGGCCAAGGATCCGGCCGAAGATTTGCTGTGGCGGTTCCCGCCGCGCCGCCTGGAAGCCGAGGCGATCCGCGACTGCGTCCTGGCCACCAGCGGACAACTGAACCGCGAGCGCGGTGGGCCAAGCGTCTATCCCACGATCTCGGCCGACGTGTTGGCCAGCCAATCGCGCCCCGGCAACGGCTGGGGCAAGTCCGAGCCCGATCAAGCAGCACGCCGCAGCGTGTACGTGTTCGTGAAGCGAACCTTGCTCGTGCCCGAGCTGGAAGTGCTCGATTTTCCCGATACCAACGGCACCTGCGAGCAGCGCGTTGTCTCGACCGTGGCTCCGCAGGCGCTCACCTGGCTCAATGGTGCCTTCATTCGCGAGCAGGCGCAGCAGTTTGCCGTGCGTCTCGCGCGCGAGGCCGGCGACGATACCCAGGCACGTGTCGAGTTGGCCTACCGGCTGTCGTTGGCTCGTCCTGCCACCACGGGTGAACGAGAAACCGTGCTCGAATTCCTCGCCCGGCACGAAAAACAAATCGCGGCCGACGCCGCCGCAGCCTCGCAAAACATCGATCCGCGACAACAAGCCTTGGAAGCCTTCTGCCTGGTGCTGCTCAACAGCAACGAGTTCGTGTACGTGCGATAG